The Microbacterium luteum genome includes a region encoding these proteins:
- a CDS encoding RDD family protein — MTDQRYPGERLGLPASGRGSIGRLGRRVGALFIDYGAAYILAGLFVTDPDGLPAVFSGDPLVIAAIFMAIQVVFAPMLQGSPGHRILGLRLTRIDGAWVGLWRPIVRTVLLVLVIPAVIWDADQRGLHDKAAGTVLVRS; from the coding sequence GTGACAGACCAGCGATATCCCGGTGAGCGCCTGGGACTGCCCGCATCGGGGCGGGGTTCGATAGGCCGACTCGGCCGGCGTGTCGGAGCCCTGTTCATCGACTACGGGGCGGCCTACATCCTCGCCGGACTGTTCGTCACCGACCCCGATGGTCTGCCAGCCGTCTTCTCCGGCGATCCGCTCGTGATCGCGGCGATTTTCATGGCGATCCAGGTGGTGTTCGCGCCCATGCTGCAGGGCAGCCCCGGTCATCGCATCCTCGGACTGCGTCTCACCCGGATCGACGGTGCCTGGGTCGGACTGTGGCGCCCGATCGTGCGGACGGTGCTCCTGGTTCTGGTGATCCCTGCGGTGATCTGGGACGCCGATCAGCGAGGACTGCACGACAAGGCGGCCGGCACGGTCCTCGTGCGTTCCTGA
- a CDS encoding DUF4191 domain-containing protein: MARSTAPEKRPGFFSQLRTLFTFTRKAFPWLPYVLIGILVVGAAVGVGIGFLVQPVAWWSVLLWAITGLMAGILAAMMTMTRLSTKAMYRQIDGMPGATGHVISTSLGRRWQASEMPVGINPKTQEAVYRAIGRGGVVIVGEGARGRLTRLVGDERSKIKRVASGVPITVLYVGHGDDEVPIAKLAPTIKKLPKAIDRATMAAVIKRVDSVSQSLASLPIPKGMDPNRVRAPRPR, from the coding sequence ATGGCCCGCAGCACCGCCCCGGAGAAGCGACCCGGCTTCTTCTCCCAGCTCCGCACCCTGTTCACCTTCACGCGCAAGGCGTTCCCCTGGTTGCCGTATGTCCTCATCGGCATTCTGGTCGTCGGCGCCGCCGTCGGCGTGGGAATCGGCTTCCTGGTGCAGCCGGTCGCGTGGTGGAGCGTGCTCCTGTGGGCGATCACCGGCCTGATGGCGGGCATTCTCGCCGCCATGATGACCATGACACGTCTGTCGACGAAGGCGATGTACCGCCAGATCGACGGCATGCCCGGTGCGACCGGCCACGTGATCTCGACGTCGCTCGGCCGCAGGTGGCAGGCGAGCGAGATGCCGGTGGGGATCAACCCCAAGACCCAGGAGGCGGTCTATCGCGCGATCGGACGCGGTGGGGTGGTCATCGTCGGCGAGGGCGCGCGCGGGCGCCTGACCCGCCTCGTGGGCGACGAACGATCCAAGATCAAGCGCGTGGCCTCGGGCGTGCCCATCACGGTGCTCTATGTCGGACACGGCGACGACGAGGTGCCGATCGCAAAGCTCGCCCCGACGATCAAGAAGCTCCCGAAGGCGATCGACCGCGCGACCATGGCCGCGGTCATCAAGCGCGTCGACTCGGTCTCGCAGTCGCTCGCCTCGCTCCCGATCCCCAAGGGCATGGACCCCAATCGCGTCCGTGCACCGCGGCCGCGCTGA
- the glnA gene encoding type I glutamate--ammonia ligase, with protein MFSDSSEVLKFIKDEDVKFLDIRFTDLPGVQQHFNIPASTVDEEFFTVGQLFDGSSIRGFANIHESDMQLIPDVSTAYLDPFRDEKTLIMVFDIYNPRNGEIYGKDPRQVAKKAEKYLASTGIADTAFFAPEAEFYIFDDVRYEVKQNTSFYAVDSVEGAWNTARAEEGGNLANKTPYKGGYFPVSPVDKTADLRDDISLRLIASGLELERAHHEVGTAGQQEINYKFDTMVHAADDILKFKYIVKNTADQWGKTATFMPKPLFGDNGSGMHTHQSLWNGGQPLFYDEKGYGGLSDIARWYIGGILAHAPAVLAFTNPTLNSYHRLVKGFEAPVNLVYSAGNRSAAIRIPITGSNPKAKRIEFRAPDASGNPYLAFAAQLMAGIDGIKNRIEPHEPVDKDLYELPPEEAKNIPQVPNSLLDSLEALRNDHEFLLAGGVFTPELIETWIEYKIENEIQPIAQRPHPFEFELYFGV; from the coding sequence ATGTTCAGTGATTCATCCGAGGTGCTGAAGTTCATCAAGGACGAGGACGTCAAGTTCCTCGACATCCGGTTCACGGATCTTCCTGGTGTGCAGCAGCACTTCAACATTCCCGCCTCGACCGTCGACGAGGAGTTCTTCACCGTCGGACAGCTCTTCGACGGCTCGTCGATCCGCGGTTTCGCGAACATCCACGAGTCCGACATGCAGCTCATCCCGGACGTGTCGACCGCCTACCTCGATCCGTTCCGCGACGAGAAGACCCTCATCATGGTCTTCGACATCTACAACCCGCGCAATGGCGAAATCTACGGCAAGGACCCGCGTCAGGTAGCCAAGAAGGCGGAGAAGTACCTCGCCTCGACCGGCATCGCCGACACCGCCTTCTTCGCCCCGGAGGCGGAGTTCTACATCTTCGACGATGTGCGCTACGAGGTGAAGCAGAACACGAGCTTCTACGCCGTGGACTCCGTCGAAGGCGCGTGGAACACCGCCCGCGCCGAAGAGGGCGGGAACCTCGCCAACAAGACCCCGTACAAGGGCGGTTACTTCCCCGTCTCCCCGGTCGACAAGACGGCTGACCTGCGTGACGACATCAGCCTGCGCCTGATCGCCAGCGGACTCGAGCTCGAGCGCGCTCACCACGAGGTGGGCACCGCCGGCCAGCAGGAGATCAACTACAAGTTCGACACGATGGTCCACGCGGCGGACGACATCCTGAAGTTCAAGTACATCGTCAAGAACACGGCCGACCAGTGGGGCAAGACCGCCACGTTCATGCCGAAGCCGCTCTTCGGCGACAACGGTTCGGGCATGCACACCCACCAGTCGCTCTGGAACGGCGGCCAGCCGCTGTTCTACGACGAGAAGGGCTATGGCGGACTGTCGGACATCGCCCGCTGGTACATCGGCGGCATCCTCGCCCACGCTCCTGCCGTTCTGGCCTTCACCAATCCGACGCTCAACAGCTACCACCGTCTGGTGAAGGGCTTCGAGGCGCCGGTCAACCTGGTCTACTCGGCCGGAAACCGCTCGGCGGCCATCCGCATCCCGATCACCGGGTCCAACCCGAAGGCCAAGCGCATCGAGTTCCGCGCCCCCGACGCGTCGGGCAACCCGTACCTCGCGTTCGCAGCGCAGCTCATGGCCGGCATCGACGGCATCAAGAACCGCATCGAGCCGCACGAGCCGGTCGACAAGGACCTCTACGAGCTGCCGCCCGAGGAGGCCAAGAACATCCCGCAGGTCCCCAACTCCCTGCTGGACTCGCTCGAGGCCCTGCGCAACGACCACGAGTTCCTCCTCGCCGGTGGCGTGTTCACTCCCGAGCTGATCGAGACGTGGATCGAGTACAAGATCGAGAACGAGATCCAGCCGATCGCACAGCGACCGCACCCGTTCGAGTTCGAGCTCTACTTCGGCGTGTGA